One Echeneis naucrates chromosome 16, fEcheNa1.1, whole genome shotgun sequence genomic window, GAATACATCATCAGCCTTTCTGGATACAGTCAGTGGCAGCTGGCATGAAATTGTGCCAACAGTAAATTGAACAAATTGTACAAAGTGCAGGGACCTTaatgtttgaaatattcaaCTACTGTTGCTGCTAGAAATAGTTTGGCATGAGCTCCCAGAGCTAGATGTGTCACGACTGTGGACCTCATTATCCAGGCTTTGTGGATGCACGTTTCACAAATACTCGACTcatcctgtgtttgtgtgaaaagaaTGTTCAACACAGCTATTTATGGAGTAAGCATGTGGGTAAGGAGATACAAATGCAGTCATCGGGACAACAGACTAAATATGAACCATGCTCCTTGTGTGAGTTTagtcacagtgacagtgaaaggaGGAACGgggttcagttcagtttctttgtgttttaatttgttttcctcccCAACGCTCTTCAGATTTAGAGCAGGGAAGTTGATGATGAGTGCCATCAAGAGGAAGCACAGAGAATTACATGGACATGCAACGGCCATGTGTGGTCCTTTTAATTATCTCCTCTGTAAATTAGCATGTATCAAAGACACACCCGGCTTAACACGTTTAATCTTGAGATCTCTATATTACATATTTCACATCCTGACCTCTGGATCTCATGGCGAAGCTGAGTCTTTGACAACAGATATTTTATTCAAGGCCACATTTACTGTTTAGCCATAAGTGACAGCCTCCTGTCTCTAACCTCTAACCTCTCTACTGCATCTCTGGTCCTGTTGGCATGGCTTCAACTAACCTCAGTGTGAAACTACTCAAGAAATATCAAAACTTAATTTTAAAGCATGACATGACCTTCACTCACACTCTAACTCGGGTCTACGTACAGACTGGATGACCAATCTCCACAAGTAAGCTGTTTACGTTTGATTACATGACGTCACCGTGTGGTTTATCTCTCTGTAGATGTTAACGACTGTGCCGACCAACCGTGTGAGAATGGTGGCACCTGCAGGGACCTGGAGGGTGACTTCAAATGCCACTGCCCTTCCCCTTATGTAGGCAAACACTGCCAACTGCGTAAGTGTAACTAGCCAACACTCTTCAATAACATGCTCTCTCATGAAGGCCAGATGGTATAAAAAGGACATAATAGATCATTTCCTCCTTTTGAGatggaagatgaaaatgatTACACTCATGGTACTGCACGTACTGTACTGTGGGCTTCAAAAGtcttgaatattttttcattcactggAATGTTAAAGGATGTTTTCTGAATCCCTCTGGAAGGAAAACTGTGCTACTGCTACTGCAGTATACAGTAATTGAAGGACGTGCAATGGAGGGAAGACACTAAGGATGGGGTTTGGAAAACAGCCACACTGCTGCGTTTTAAGATGATCAATAGGCCGTGAGAGCCAGTATGATATTCAGTAAAGCTGATTCAAAACTCTGCATTCTAAATGATTTTAGGGTTTGCATGGTGCAGTTCAGATTTAGGATGGACAAAGGAATTATATTAGACCTTGATCCCATATTTGTGCACGTGAAAATGTACACACTTTTTCAGCTTTGACTTCATTGCGCACTCTCATTTCTCTTAACTAACATTAGCAGAGTTTTAGGTTGAAGAAATGcactaataatttttttttttccaaaaaagtcTGAATACATCTTCAGTGTACATGAActggaaaaacataaatgttaatCATTTTTCTGATAGTTAGTCTATGCTCAATTAGCACCAGGGCCACAAATCTTGTCCTGAAATCTGAATCTGTACTCCTGCATCTCCACCACAGGCTGTATCTCTCTGCTTGGtatggagggagggggcatTGCTGAGTCTCAGATCTCAGCCTCATCAGTCCGCTACAGCCTTCTTGGCCTGCAGCGCTGGGGACCTGAGCTTTCCCGCCTTCACAACAAGGGACTGGTGAATGCCTGGAGTTCTGCTGCACACGACAGGAACCCATGGATCGAGGTGTGACCAGTAGACATGGAGGCACATGCACTGTACTTACAGTAAACAGATGGGGATGTGTAGCAGTTTGCTGAAATGTTGACATGTTGAAAATTGACTCACCCCATTCCCCCACACACTGAGGATTTTTTAGTTtagacagttttatttttactttttatgcaTTTGATTTTTTCCAAACTCACATATGCTATATGTTTTTGCACATTTCCAGATCAACATGCAGAGGAAAATGCGTTTCACAGGTATTGTTACTCAAGGTGCCAGTCGCATGGGAACAGCCGAGTTCATTAAGGCCTTCAAAGTGGCTTCCAGCCTGGACGGCAGGACATACACCATGTACagaacagatggacagagaaagGACAATGTGAGGAGACACAGCAGAGGCATAGCTGGAAGCAATAGAGCCTACAACTCTGTTGAAAGTGCTTCTTGTCCCCCTGTTTAAACAGAAATAAGATAAAAGTGATGGAATTTGACCACTAGAGGGAGCCGTGTCTTTCTACATGAACAAGCATTCTTCTGTAAACTGTATGGGGCTGTGTCATGACCTTTGGTGTGACTTCCCTAACTACGCCTTTAAAGCGTGTTTAATTCATCCAGTAGTCTAAGgcaataaaaatgtgcttttatataCTGTCACTAATTATATCATTTATCAgtcaaaatataaattattgaCAGTATACCTGATTGGATTTGTTAACATCTCCATCTCTTGTAGGTATTTGTGGGAAACGTGGACAATGACAGCACCAAGACCAACTTGTTTGATCCCCCAATCATTGCCCAGTACATCCGCATTGTCCCTGTGGTGTGTCGCAAGGCTTGCACGCTGCGCATGGAGCTGGTGGGCTGTGAGCTCAATGGTAAACTTACACCAAACAGAATACACAATATACACAAGCTGCATGTACTGTACGTCTACAGGCGTGGTGTTCAGTTTAGAGGCTGAAACAAGCAAATTACTCAAACACCAAGTGGTAATAATTACCACCATGAAGGGGAATAACAAATCTATTCTCTGCTTTTACCTCCTATGTTTCCTTGCTAATTATATTCAGTCCTAGACTCAGTGACTGATCATATATCAAAGGGTCTTACTCAGAGGATTTCACTACTCAGTGACTTTGGACGCAGATGTAGGTTGTCTCATGATTTTAAATCCCAGAAAGCCTATCAGAACAATATGATCATGTTTAACTATATTAATGCCAACGCATATACACAGATGCAAataattcagacttttttttcacctcagcaGACAAACTAGCGTCTTTAAAGCTGTCTGTATTGCAATaaatactaaccctaaccctaacccactggtctagttggatattatctgtagggaacatagagcagtgtgacattttgttgctaggaaggtgatcactgagtctggtccattttttgtcgcacaagtttcttgtgtttctctaaaatgTTAAGTTTgctgttcctttttattcttaGACCATTGTAGCTTCATTACAGTGGCAAATGTTCATTTCTGTGATTGTCTTATTTATCAAGTCAGTGTCTTCCTGTCACATCAGCTGTGCTTCCCAGCTTATGCATGATAAGAtaagaaagacaaacaaccagcaTGTGTTGTTTGAAtgagtttttattctttttaaagtaCAAAGAAACAAGATTTCACAGTAcaagtacattttatttgtgcaaaatTCTGCTGTAGTTCATGGGTCAGTATTTGAAACTCATCTGTTTCTATGCCATTGAATGAATCAATTTAAAGTGTGAAATGATGTAACGCAAGGCAGAGCAGATGTTGTTTGTATGTGGTGCCAGACAGCATCAGTGCAGGTGAATTCTTTCCTTGCAGCTTTCATCCTCGGTTCCTCTGATCTGCATGCTCAGCTGCTTCGCTGAACTAGACTCAGCTACACTAAtctgttttataaataaaacaatgagcTTCACAAGTTTACTCCTCTGGGATCCTGTACCAACTGAATACACAAGATGATACAAAGTCTAATCATTCTGGAAACTTGTAAAGGATCACAAAATGACTCACTGTAACTGCTGAGCTCATCCTCCACATCATCATctctggatgtgtgtttgttgctccATATCACTGGCTGGCCTGGGCTGCTTCCTGTCCGTCCCTCGTCTatcacactttctctctctctctttccatacctctttctctgtcactctACCTGGTCTCACCTCCACAGTGTATTCAAATACTTCAGGTTGTTCTGAGCCGATGGGCATGAAGTCCCGCTTGGTGTCTGACCGTCAGATCACGGCCTCCAGCACCTTCCGCACCTGGGGCATCGAGGCCTTCACCTGGCACCCTCACTACGCCCGGCTGGACAAACAGGGCAAGACGAACGCCTGGACGGCTGCTACCAACAACCGATCTGAGTGGCTGCAGGTATTAGGAAAAAACAGCGCTGACTGTTCTTTTTGGGTTTTCCAAATTTTGAAGTGAAGAAAAGTGAAGCAGATTCTGTTGTCCTTAGGTGGACCTCCAGTCTCCCAAGAAAATCACAGGGATCATCACACAGGGGGCCAAAGACTTTGGCTCCATTCAGTTTTTAATGGCCTTTAAAGTAGCTCACAGTGATGATGGACAGTCCTGGACCGTCGTGAAGGATGAGACCTCAAAGAATGACAAGGTCAGTCCAGTTACCAGaaacatgaaatcaaaacaaaggtCAAAGAGCAGACTGAACAGGTCACTGTGGAAATACAGCCCATCATAGGGCAAGAAGCAGAATGTAGGttacaaataaaagacaaaaacatcagaaaaacgTACAAAAGAAACCGAGTTGGGGTGTAAGGGTGAATAAAACATGCCCTTACACACGCTTATAGTAACAGTTCAAATGACAATGATAATCCCTCTTAATGGATttagtctaaaaaaaaaaaaaaaggactttaccAGATGGGAACAGATCTTTGTGTGAGTGATTGCAAAGCTTGTATTTGATGTTCTTGAGTCAACACCTGGATCTAATCATGATGACACTGTTTCCTGTGTGCTTGCATGTATAATGCACACCAAAACCCTCCTGCCAGATGtgtgcagaaacacaactgAATGAAGTCATTAAATCAAGGATGTGGGacattgaaattttttttttttaaaccaactcagtccataaaacatttatttttttaagctcagtcgttaatttgtttttataggAGAGCGTCTGCATTAGTAGGTGAAGGTACAGATGGTATGAGTTCCTTTTACATGATTTTATCTTGTCTTAGTTCAGTCacacaacagtcagagtttAGGCTTGCACACAGGGCAACAACACACAAGAGTTTTCATCCCTATAGATCTCACGTGCAGACAGTGTTTGATGTCATCCATGGGAAATCATTTCTTCATACTTGGAGCCCAGTTGTCATATTACACACATTAGTTACGGCACATACATTCACTCGAGTATAACTTCATAAACATTGATTGGCTGATCTTCCTCTGTCCAGATCTTTTCAGGCAACAGTGACAACAATGTTCACAAAAAGAACATCTTTGAGCCGCCATTCTACAGTCGATACATCCGCATCCTGCCATGGGAGTGGCATGAGCGCATCACCCTGCGAATGGAGCTCCTCGGCTGTGACGAGTAGCACTGCCTGTTAcctgcctccctctcctcctctctaccTCCTCCCTCTATTCTTCCCACCTTCCCATCTCCCTCCTCAGCCCTACACCTGCACTGCCTTGCTCTCATTCCTAGGGGGCAGCAAACACCAGAGTAGCACTTTCCCACCCTAACCCTGGCTGGTTGGAGGGGGGAGAAGTTACCCCTGATCACTGACACCAGGCAAAATTAAGTCAATCTCAcgtttgttttgcttcctgACACGATCACTAGTTATTTCCACCTGAACCAAATCTGTGATCACTTCAAGAACAAAAATATGTCTTCTATGTTTTGTTGGGTAAGCAGAGCTGAGATCAGACTTTTATCCCACCTACCAGCTGAATCAATGGTGGTGAATCCCTgtgtcagaggtcaggggtAACAACACTGCTGCTCTATCAGTTGGTGCTGCCTGGACTCTCATCCCAGATCATTTGTACCTAGAATGTTGAACTTCCAAGACCCACATCTGGTGACACACATAACAACATAACAGCTTGCTATTGCTCTATAACAACACCCTCGTCCtccccccaaaacacacagaacataTATAATCTTTAGAGCATATATCGATGCTTTTGGTTGATTGAACAGATGTCCTGGTTGTGGTGCAGTGTTTTTCCAGCActtcatgttttctctgtgacggttattatttattttgttagcTTGTGGAGTAAATAACACATTACAACACAAGTGCAAACATCCTACTATctacaaatgtttatttttactgtccCTTATTGTGAAGCCAACACCGAGCTTTCACAGAGTTCCATATAACTCATTTGGCCCTGATGTTTTGTGCCAACACTCCCTCCTCTGGGTTTATGTCACAGAAGGTAGCATGGTGCTGTGAAAAGAGCAATGAAATACAGTAAATTTCTGTCACTGTGGGACATGATTGGTCACTGATCACACTTAGTCAGCCAGAGGAGACCCCACCATTGACAGACATGCTCATAGCTTATatacacagaagaaaaaagtttaaGACCATTGTTCAGCGAAAGAGAAGGTAGACTTTAATGCTCGTGAGGAAATGAACAATAGCTGTTGACTGAGAGTTacacaggctgctgctgcgAGCTGGTGTGACATCTTCAGCCATGTTAGGAAATGATCTCACCTTTGGCTGTCTTTTTCACACGTGACAGTTGTTTCAGTATTCATGTGTTGGCTGCTACAGTAGATGAAGtggtttattcatttaaaaaaacatttttagttgGTGTCGTATTTAATGTATTGGTGAAGTGGAGTGATTATCAAAggaagctttttcttctttgccttTAATTCTCAGAGCTACATTACATTTTGACACACCAAGTCCAACTTTCATTGAACTGGACTGGTCCTTGAAATGACAGATAGCTTTTAGTGTACCGTGCATACTATTAATCAATAGTCATCCAATAATTGATTAGGATTGTAAACAGTTTAACAAGACTTAGTGTAGATGCTTATGTAGTTATGAACATCTCAGGTCAAAGTAGATCTGTTCCTGATACACAGCAAATGCTACTGAACATTTCTAATCCACTCACtcacccactcactcactcactcacccactcactcactcactcactcactcactcactcactcacccactCACTCATCTGCTCTTCTAGCCGCTTTCAcccatttttacttttctatggcactttgatgtttgtgttttgatatttcaggTATAAAAAAACTTTGTTGTGCATTGAAGATGAAACATACATGAATATATTCATTATTAcatgtagaaaataaagaaaagaaaataaactggcAGGTCAGTTTCTTTGTTAGATTAAACTGAGTTGGGGAGAATCCCTGGCTCTGGTTAttctgtgttgatgtgtgatATGCATATATACAGTACCTTTGTACTGGAATCTGTTCATAGACGTAGATATTAATGTTTGAAGGGTCCAACATTATGCCTCCAGTTGAAAGCTGCCACCCCGCTGATAAGACTCTTAAGAGAGAAACCAAATTAAAGCTGATTGTTACGGTTCAACTGGACATGTGATTCGACCCTCCGTATCATCTGCTTCTGCATTCTAAACCTTATCACcacatgaattatgaattatggGCTTGTGCAATATTATACTGTGTTAGTTTTGATAACGGTGAATATTAATTCACGGTCCTTAAAAATGCATGAGGGATAGCAGTACCACTGAGAGGCTGATGATGGATGTTGG contains:
- the mfge8b gene encoding milk fat globule EGF and factor V/VIII domain containing b isoform X1, yielding MEEHTRFLLWLQLLTACSVLGANGDYCEVNMCINGGTCVTRAGAPFICICPEGFSGEICNETETGPCNPNPCKNDAICEVTGHSRRGDVFGEYVCKCQSGFEGVHCQNSVQGTDLSSKKDVNDCADQPCENGGTCRDLEGDFKCHCPSPYVGKHCQLRCISLLGMEGGGIAESQISASSVRYSLLGLQRWGPELSRLHNKGLVNAWSSAAHDRNPWIEINMQRKMRFTGIVTQGASRMGTAEFIKAFKVASSLDGRTYTMYRTDGQRKDNVFVGNVDNDSTKTNLFDPPIIAQYIRIVPVVCRKACTLRMELVGCELNGCSEPMGMKSRLVSDRQITASSTFRTWGIEAFTWHPHYARLDKQGKTNAWTAATNNRSEWLQVDLQSPKKITGIITQGAKDFGSIQFLMAFKVAHSDDGQSWTVVKDETSKNDKIFSGNSDNNVHKKNIFEPPFYSRYIRILPWEWHERITLRMELLGCDE
- the mfge8b gene encoding milk fat globule EGF and factor V/VIII domain containing b isoform X2 — translated: MEEHTRFLLWLQLLTACSVLGANGDYCEVNMCINGGTCVTRAGAPFICICPEGFSGEICNETETGPCNPNPCKNDAICEVTGHSRRGDVFGEYVCKCQSGFEGVHCQNNVNDCADQPCENGGTCRDLEGDFKCHCPSPYVGKHCQLRCISLLGMEGGGIAESQISASSVRYSLLGLQRWGPELSRLHNKGLVNAWSSAAHDRNPWIEINMQRKMRFTGIVTQGASRMGTAEFIKAFKVASSLDGRTYTMYRTDGQRKDNVFVGNVDNDSTKTNLFDPPIIAQYIRIVPVVCRKACTLRMELVGCELNGCSEPMGMKSRLVSDRQITASSTFRTWGIEAFTWHPHYARLDKQGKTNAWTAATNNRSEWLQVDLQSPKKITGIITQGAKDFGSIQFLMAFKVAHSDDGQSWTVVKDETSKNDKIFSGNSDNNVHKKNIFEPPFYSRYIRILPWEWHERITLRMELLGCDE